A part of Amyelois transitella isolate CPQ chromosome 12, ilAmyTran1.1, whole genome shotgun sequence genomic DNA contains:
- the LOC106142617 gene encoding aconitate hydratase, mitochondrial, which translates to MAHCMRVLHGQGGRTRVALLEIQQRCFSVSPLAAAAVQMSRFDKAPLPYEKLSQNLEIVKKRLGREMTLSEKVLYSHLDDPKGQEIERGTSYLRLRPDRVAMQDATAQMAMLQFISSGLPRVAVPSTIHCDHLIEAQIGGDKDLARAKDINAEVYKFLETAGAKYGVGFWKPGSGIIHQIILENYAFPGLLMIGTDSHTPNGGGLGGLCIGVGGADAVDVMADIPWELKCPKVIGVKLTGKLKGWTSPKDVILKVAGILTVKGGTGAIVEYHGPGVDSISCTGMATICNMGAEIGATTSVFPYNARMEAYLKSTGRQNVASYANNFKHLLTPDAKAPYDELIELDLSTLEPHVNGPFTPDLANPISKLGEEAKKNDWPLDIRVGLIGSCTNSSYEDMGRCASIVKEALTHGVKSKVPFNVTPGSEQVRATIERDGIAQTLRDFGGTVLANACGPCIGQWDRKDVKKGEKNTIVTSYNRNFTGRNDANPATHCFVTSPELVTALSLAGRLDFNPLTDELTGKDGKKFKLSDPFGDELPSKGFDPGQNTYEHPPADGSKVKVDVSPTSDRLQLLEPFDKWDGKDLTDLTILIKVKGKCTTDHISAAGPWLKYRGHLDNISNNMFITATNAENGELNKVRNQLTGEFGPVPATARAYKAAGTRWCVVGDENYGEGSSREHAALEPRHLGGRAIIVKSFARIHETNLKKQGMLPLTFANPADYDKIRPDDKISLLGLKDLAPGKQVDCEIKHKDGKTEIIKLNHSLNEQQILWFRAGSALNRMKEIAAGK; encoded by the exons ATGGCTCACTGTATGAGAGTTTTGCATGGCCAG GGTGGCAGGACTAGAGTGGCCCTGTTGGAGATTCAGCAAAGATGCTTCAGCGTGTCCCCTCTCGCCGCCGCGGCAGTTCAG ATGTCGAGATTCGACAAGGCTCCACTACCATACGAAAAATTATCACAGAACTTGGAGATAGTCAAGAAGAGGTTAGGTCGTGAAATGACCTTGTCCGAAAAGGTTCTCTACTCACACTTGGATGACCCTAAAGGACAG gaaATCGAACGCGGCACCAGCTACCTCCGCCTGCGGCCCGACCGCGTGGCTATGCAGGATGCCACCGCTCAGATGGCCATGCTGCAGTTCATCTCGTCGGGGTTGCCCCGCGTCGCTGTACCCTCCACCATACATTGTGACCACTTGATCGAGGCTCAAATCGGAGGCGACAAAGATTTGGCGCGTGCTAAG GACATCAATGCAGAAGTATACAAGTTCTTAGAGACAGCCGGTGCCAAATATGGCGTCGGTTTCTGGAAGCCCGGCTCCGGTATCATCCATCAGATCATTTTGGAAAACTATGCCTTCCCCGGACTGTTGATGATCGGTACTGACTCCCACACACCCAACGGTGGAGGTCTTGGCGGCCTATGCATTG GTGTGGGCGGTGCTGATGCTGTGGACGTAATGGCTGACATTCCATGGGAGCTGAAATGCCCGAAGGTGATTGGTGTGAAACTAACAG GCAAGCTGAAGGGCTGGACTAGTCCCAAGGACGTGATCCTCAAGGTGGCCGGCATCCTGACGGTGAAGGGCGGCACCGGCGCCATAGTGGAGTACCACGGGCCGGGGGTCGACTCCATCTCCTGCACAGGAATGGCGACCATTTGCAACATGGGCGCCGAGATCGGAGCTACTACTAGT GTGTTCCCATACAACGCTCGCATGGAGGCCTATTTGAAATCCACCGGCCGTCAGAACGTCGCTTCATACGCCAATAACTTCAAACACCTGCTGACTCCTGACGCTAAGGCACCTTATGACGag CTGATCGAGCTGGATTTGTCCACATTGGAGCCGCACGTGAACGGCCCGTTCACCCCGGATCTAGCCAACCCGATCTCCAAACTCGGCGAGGAGGCCAAGAAGAACGATTGGCCCCTGGACATCCGCGTGGGCCTCATCGGATCCTGCACCAACTCCTCGTACGAAGACATGGGCCGCTGCGCCAGCATCGTTAAGGAA GCGCTGACCCACGGCGTGAAGTCCAAGGTTCCGTTCAACGTGACCCCGGGCTCGGAGCAGGTGCGCGCCACCATCGAGCGGGACGGCATCGCGCAGACGCTGCGGGACTTCGGCGGCACT GTGCTAGCGAACGCGTGCGGCCCCTGCATCGGCCAGTGGGACCGCAAGGACGTGAAGAAGGGGGAGAAGAACACCATCGTGACGTCATACAACCGCAACTTCACCGGCAGGAACGACGCCAACCCAGCAACGCATTGCTTCGTCACCAGCCCCGAGCTGGTCACGGCCCTTTCTTTAGCTG GTCGTTTGGACTTCAACCCGCTGACTGATGAGCTGACCGGAAAGGATGGCAAGAAATTCAAACTTTCTGATCCGTTTGGGGATGAACTGCCCTCCAAGGGCTTCGACCCCGGCCAGAACACGTACGAGCATCCCCCGGCAGATGGCAGCA AGGTGAAAGTGGACGTGTCACCGACCTCCGACCGTCTCCAGCTCCTGGAGCCGTTTGACAAATGGGACGGCAAAGACCTCACCGACCTCACCATCCTCATCAAGGTGAAGGGCAAGTGCACCACCGACCACATCTCCGCCGCTGGACCCTGGCTCAAGTACCGTGGACACCTGGACAACATCTCCAACAATATGTTCATCAC GGCAACGAACGCGGAGAACGGCGAGCTGAACAAAGTGCGCAACCAGCTGACCGGCGAGTTCGGGCCCGTGCCCGCCACCGCGCGCGCCTACAAGGCGGCCGGCACGCGCTGGTGCGTCGTCGGCGACGAGAACTACGGCGAGGGCTCCTCCAGGGAGCACGCCGCCCTGGAGCCGAGGCATCTGGGCGGGCGCGCCATTATTGTCAAGTCCTTCGCTag GATTCATGAGACCAACCTGAAGAAGCAGGGTATGCTGCCGCTGACCTTCGCCAACCCCGCCGACTACGACAAGATCAGACCCGATGACAAGATCAGCCTGCTCGGATTAAAAGACCTCGCCCCCGGAAAG caaGTCGACTGCGAAATCAAGCACAAAGATGGCAAGACCGAAATCATTAAGCTGAATCACTCCCTGAACGAGCAACAAATCTTGTGGTTCAGGGCCGGCTCCGCGCTAAACAGAATGAAGGAAATCGCCGCTGGCAAGTGA